In Brevibacterium zhoupengii, the following are encoded in one genomic region:
- a CDS encoding response regulator transcription factor — protein MTQNAAPIRVLVVDDDAMVLTGIRGILQAAEGIEVVGTASSGEEALEKVALHFPDVVLMDIRMPGIGGIEAIERLVNSVRPPKVVSLTSFDTDDYLFRALEAGAAGYLLKDVAPVALAESIRKVHIGEPILSPRSMQQLISKVTTGQDQRQQREATELLADLTAKELEIAVLVAQGLSNQEIADSIFMSTATVKTHLNRINIKLDTSNRVNIAVTVVRARIGTALRVNTEKPTPRE, from the coding sequence ATGACCCAGAATGCTGCCCCGATCCGTGTGCTCGTCGTCGATGATGATGCGATGGTTCTCACCGGGATCCGGGGAATCCTCCAGGCCGCCGAAGGCATCGAAGTCGTCGGGACTGCGTCGAGTGGTGAAGAGGCGCTGGAGAAGGTGGCACTGCATTTCCCTGATGTCGTGCTCATGGATATCCGTATGCCAGGCATCGGCGGGATCGAGGCAATTGAGCGGCTGGTCAACAGTGTGCGTCCACCCAAGGTCGTGTCACTGACGAGCTTCGACACCGATGACTATCTCTTCCGCGCCCTCGAGGCCGGTGCGGCCGGCTACCTGCTCAAGGACGTCGCTCCGGTGGCTTTGGCAGAGTCCATTCGCAAGGTCCATATTGGCGAGCCGATTCTCTCCCCGAGGTCGATGCAGCAGCTGATCTCTAAGGTGACGACGGGCCAGGATCAGCGTCAGCAGCGCGAGGCGACAGAGCTTCTGGCTGATCTCACCGCGAAGGAGCTTGAGATCGCGGTCCTCGTGGCTCAGGGGCTGTCGAACCAGGAGATCGCCGATTCCATCTTTATGAGCACCGCCACCGTGAAGACGCATCTCAACCGCATCAACATCAAGCTGGACACCAGCAACCGCGTGAACATCGCTGTGACCGTAGTGCGGGCGAGAATAGGAACTGCACTTCGGGTTAATACGGAAAAGCCTACTCCGCGCGAATAG